One Oenanthe melanoleuca isolate GR-GAL-2019-014 chromosome 3, OMel1.0, whole genome shotgun sequence DNA segment encodes these proteins:
- the MIA3 gene encoding transport and Golgi organization protein 1 homolog isoform X2, producing the protein MATAAAAPPDPRLLLALLALLLLLLLPPPGPRCAPAAAAAAPGLGRRFAERKRCADYECSMLMCRGKAMRDFKGPDCRFVNFKKGEAVYVYYKLIGESTELWAGSVGSDFGYFPKDLLEINHNYSNEELELPTDETDFVCFDGGRDDFDNYNVDELLKSLQETIANEGETESSGPGTKSAEGIGKDKEAEQTDRGKSLGALETDNLEQSAEEEKENLVLTDKVDNSLTEGTENTGGDPSVSSHKENSQGDQIAHEHLKGMLHGKLKGLESENTKNTSIPQGETSQLDQENEEVDAYTLLNRELSVNLKTKFGSTADAIVSDDEVTHLVTSLEDDLNEDLSINPHNEEEEPEFADQSAEIPLLSFTAEDEITSPVDLEDDGNYDIESQNHKPDEDAKGATKLNNQRDTRDEHNLDMLILKNAFSKSEKLGGSVGDSVNVDRPESKQTKEKQDEVVLISKREAPAATQPEDLSKEPLEKEPVGTDDLGSEEKANKTEQLEEQLTGGTQSHSAALKGTAVPDPHTLPSPGNALESKSFFKNKEDASEASGDDINKSPEKVPLAPIEKRDKGFEGDTLEESLESDLKHKRSWEKTMEKGETENKPPVDVPIKPVEEVKSESQGDLEDTDLLRQKVERGMPIVEEELRHEDLKQEVKIYNENKNPASSNKELEIKKRNMEETPAGEKDSSHSGAVEQPRPWENETEYSEADMNEKLSRNPGKMPAFKESTEKSSLEEISKSTMQNINTENLTWQGTARSEDAGTDRNLGKDLAKETTQRAELQSEESDAEDDPDLKQADDELLEDENAASAKLSQARAANVQGNTLGSENTNPELEGLSEAVSGIPNSTYNTGEETNAFPKEDKTISMQNASETGNKEVDVSVRKDAKLDEMQHVTETHEESSEPEEPSAVEGHNSQSPHTEDSNDFDQKEDHLPEGISQKDPKEVQNLEEMRKDHQQSAHVPSPADSSEGTSDTVADFSESVKQLSIMRDFLDEKRVMRLQKYLGLQHVVRIEAMFHDMKVEMELAQKASQNNEDAEKALDEILEFSESSIMDVVGKVLDSRVAENKEEVVKEMDLYDEESALMDDIQELIYSLRSKYSSAGESVPLASPPQQEDDQLHIQDGAKEAEYDSVFTRNLNTFDEGNLEFQQLIEDKRPEQPFEEEEEEERAVSVPPEHEEANFSDNGEAEEGYDSERGSPLEDTSFGPVDSGESASEHTAEGAGAAAGAGAPWRAAPGEARELLRRLVATLPEEMRPGPDFHGLPWEPVIITALVGIVTLAVFFWRTCLSVKSRIYQVTEKQLAEKIKNLLQEKTEILEKLSEYDQKIKEAKESVKEAQEQKDILSDETAGLKDTVKELEEANQQLDNKVKNLHTMLETERKKNEKKQNKLSETQKSLEKLQEAITMHSAELSEVQIALNEAKLSEEKVKSELHHVQEENARLKKSKEQLLKEAEGWSERHSELCEQIQLYQKSQKDIEETLAYKENEIEVLTNCIMQLKQLDMDSEAKKDDRGHEWSPGDDLANGELPDIESEKMKTQIKQMMDVSRVKTMLSIVEEDRNLLQSKLNDEVTARHELEEKIKTLEHDSSSLQSAKTQLENECKTLQQKVEILGELYQQKEMALQKKLTQEEYERQEKEQKLCAADEKAVLAINEVKVYKQRIQDMEEELQKTERSYKNQIAAHEKKAHDNWLIARSAERALAEEKREAANLRQKLIEVNQKIIMLQRPVIVKPTPGRPDRPIPPRRGPLSRDGSSGPSPVSGGNPSPTQMIDVPARPLSAPRREGVRGEFGTIVDGPPAPRRPPDLPGRMSVPDIGPAVASLISSEPRTSSPSTAMDGVGNAGAKGPSPFPGPPLLNSPVLGPPPVRYGPPGPPAPPLRGHFGPRPLPGPPGCGPPLPPPPGRDFLPSPRLGMRDLPPGPLLPPPDPRGYARGHPPFHPLGPPGPRLPPPPPPPAPRDYAPPPNRDLPPPAPRE; encoded by the exons GTTGGAAGTGATTTTGGATATTTTCCAAAGGATTTACTTGAAATAAATCATAACTATTCCAATGAGGAGCTAGAATTACCAACAGAT gaaaCAGACTTTGTTTGCTTTGATGGAGGAAGGGATGACTTTGATAACTATAACGTGGATGAACTTCTGAAATCATTGCAAGAGACAATAGCAAATGAAGGGGAAACTGAATCGAGTGGTCCAGGGACAAAATCAGCTGAAGGAATTGGGAAGGATAAGGAGGCTGAACAGACTGATAGAGGAAAGTCCCTTGGTGCTTTGGAGACAGACAATCTAGAGCAAAgtgctgaagaagaaaaggaaaaccttGTCTTGACAGACAAAGTTGACAATTCTCTTACAGAAGGAACTGAAAATACTGGGGGAGACCCCAGTGTCAGTAGTCACAAAGAAAACTCTCAGGGAGATCAAATTGCACATGAGCACTTGAAAGGAATGCTACATGGGAAATTAAAAGGGCTAGAGAGTGAAAATACCAAAAACACTAGTATTCCTCAGGGTGAAACCAGCCAACTTGACCAAGAGAATGAAGAAGTCGATGCCTATACACTTTTAAACAGAGAGCTCTCTGTgaacttaaaaacaaaatttggcTCAACTGCTGATGCTATTGTATCAGATGATGAAGTGACTCACCTTGTCACATCACTGGAAGATGATTTAAATGAAGATTTGAGCATTAATCCTCACAATGAAGAGGAGGAGCCAGAGTTTGCAGATCAGTCTGCAGAAATCCCTTTGCTGTCTTTTACAGCAGAGGATGAAATTACATCCCCTGTGGATTTAGAAGATGATGGAAACTATGACATCGAGTCCCAAAATCACAAACCTGATGAAGATGCAAAGGGTGCTACAAAGCTAAATAACCAAAGAGACACTAGAGATGAACACAATTTAGATATGTTAATTCTTAAGAATGCCTTCAGTAAGAGTGAGAAGTTGGGTGGCAGTGTGGGTGACAGTGTAAATGTAGACAGGCCTGaatctaaacaaacaaaagagaaacagGATGAGGTGGTGCTAATTAGTAAAAGAGAAGCACCAGCGGCAACTCAGCCTGAGGATCTCTCCAAAGAACCTCTTGAAAAGGAACCTGTGGGTACAGATGATCTGGgttcagaagaaaaagccaacaaaactGAACAATTGGAAGAGCAGCTCACTGGTGGAACACAGTCACattctgcagcactgaaagGTACAGCTGTGCCTGATCCTCACACTTTGCCTAGTCCAGGCAATGCTCTGGAGTCcaaatcattttttaaaaacaaggaagATGCTTCAGAAGCATCTGGTGATGATATCAACAAAAGTCCTGAAAAAGTTCCACTTGCTCCAATAGAGAAAAGAGATAAAGGGTTTGAGGGTGATACCTTGGAGGAGTCCTTGGAAAGTGATTTAAAGCATAAAAGATCATGGGAGAAAAcaatggagaagggagaaacTGAGAACAAGCCTCCAGTTGATGTTCCAATCAAACCAGTGGAAGAGGTAAAAAGTGAATCTCAAGGTGACCTAGAGGATACTGACCTCTTAAGACAGAAAGTGGAGCGTGGAATGCCCATTGTGGAGGAAGAACTCAGACATGAAGATTTAAAACAAGAAGTTAaaatttataatgaaaataaaaatcctgccTCTTCTAACaaagaactggaaataaaaaagagaaacatggAAGAAACCCCTGCAGGGGAAAAAGACTCAAGCCATAGTGGAGCTGTTGAGCAACCTAGGCCATGGGAAAATGAGACTGAGTATTCAGAGGCAGATATGAATGAAAAACTTTCGAGAAATCCTGGCAAGATGCCAGCTTTTAAAGAAAGCACTGAGAAAAGTTCCCTTGAAGAAATATCAAAAAGCACCATGCAGAACATTAATACAGAGAATCTTACTTGGCAAGGAACTGCTCGTTCTGAGGATGCAGGAACAGACAGAAATCTTGGCAAAGATTTGGCCAAAGAAACAACACAAAGAGCAGAATTGCAATCTGAGGAGTCAGATGCTGAAGATGACCCTGACCTAAAACAAGCAGATGATGAGCTATTGGAAGATGAGAATGCAGCAAGTGCAAAGCTGTCACAAGCAAGGGCTGCAAATGTCCAGGGTAATACTCTAGGTAGTGAAAATACAAATCCTGAATTAGAAGGACTAAGTGAAGCTGTTTCAGGAATCCCAAATTCTACTTACAATACAGGAGAGGAAACAAACGCGTTCCCTAAGGAGGATAAAACAATCAGCATGCAAAATGCAAGCGAGACTGGGAACAAAGAAGTTGATGTATCAGTGAGAAAAGATGCTAAATTGGATGAGATGCAACATGTCACAGAAACCCACGAGGAGTCTTCTGAACCTGAGGAGCCATCAGCTGTGGAAGGGCATAATTCCCAATCTCCTCACACGGAAGACAGCAATGACTTTGACCAAAAGGAAGATCATCTCCCAGAGGGCATTTCACAGAAAGACCCAAAAGAGGTGCAAAATTTAGAGGAAATGAGAAAGGACCACCAGCAATCTGCACatgtccccagccccgctgACAGCTCAGAAGGCACCAGTGACACGGTAGCAGACTTCAGTGAGTCTGTGAAGCAGCTCTCCATAATGAGAGATTTCCTGGATGAAAAGCGCGTGATGCGCCTGCAGAAGTACCTTGGGCTCCAGCACGTGGTTCGGATTGAAGCCATGTTCCACGACATGAAGGTGGAGATGGAGCTCGCTCAGAAGGCCAGCCAGAATAACGAGGATGCAGAGAAAGCTCTGGATGAGATACTGGAGTTTTCAGAATCGAGCATTATGGATGTTGTAGGAAAAGTTCTGGATTCCAGGGTGGCAGAAAATAAGGAGGAGGTGGTGAAGGAGATGGATTTGTATGATGAGGAGAGTGCACTGATGGATGATATTCAAGAGTTGATATATTCGTTAAGGAGTAAATATTCATCTGCTGGTGAGAGTGTCCCACTTGCTTCTCCTCCACAACAGGAAGATGACCAGCTACACATTCAAG ATGGTGCAAAAGAGGCTGAATATGACAGTGTTTTCACCAGAAACCTGAATACCTTTGATGAGGGCAATCTGGAATTTCAGCAGCTCATTGAAGATAAGAGGCCTGAGCAGCCttttgaggaggaggaggaggaggagagggctgTCAGTGTTCCACCTGAGCATGAAGAGGCCAACTTCTCAGATAATGGAGAAGCTGAAGAAGGGTATGATAGTGAAAGAGGATCACCCCTGGAAGATACTTCCTTTGGGCCGGTTGATTCAGGAGAGAGTGCCAGCGAACACACTGCTGAAG GTGCCGGTGCTGCTGCGGGCGCTGGCGCCCCCTGGCGGGCGGCCCCGGGCGAGGCGCGCGAGCTGCTGCGGCGG TTGGTCGCCACGCTGCCTGAGGAAATGCGTCCTGGGCCTGATTTCCATGGACTTCCATGGGAGCCTGTCATTATAACTGCCTTAGTGGGAATTGTCAcacttgctgtatttttctggAGAACCTGCCTTTCA GTAAAGAGTAGAATATATCAAG tgactgaaaaacaacttgccgaaaagattaaaaaccttctgcaagaaaaaacagaaatattagaAAAGTTGTCAGAATATGATCAAAAG ATAAAGGAAGCAAAGGAATCTGTGAAAGAGGCCCAAGAACAAAAAGACATTCTCTCAGATGAAACTGCAGGGCTTAAG gacacTGTCAAAGAATTGGAAGAAGCAAATCAGCAGCTAGATAACAAAGTGAAAAATCTGCACACCATGCttgaaacagagagaaaaaagaatgagaagaaacagaacaag CTCTCTGAAACCCAGAAGTCATTGGAGAAGCTTCAGGAAGCTATCACTATGCATTCTGCAGAGCTTTCAGAG GTGCAGATAGCCCTTAATGAAGCTAAACTGAGTGAAGAAAAGGTGAAATCTGAGCTTCATCATGTGCAGGAAGAGAATGCTAGACTGAAAAAGAGCAAGGAGCAG CTGCTGAAAGAAGCTGAAGGTTGGAGTGAGAGGCATTCTGAGCTCTGTGAGCAGATTCAACTGTATCAGAAATCTCAGAAGGACATAGAAGAGACACTTGCctataaagaaaatgaaattgaa GTTTTAACCAATTGCATTATGCAGCTGAAGCAGCTGGACATGGATTCAGAGGCCAAGAAGGATGACAGAGGGCATGAGTGGAGCCCAGGAGATGATTTGGCCAATGGAGAATTGCCAG atATTGAGAGTGAGAAGATGAAGACTCAGATTAAGCAGATGATGGATGTCTCCAGG GTCAAAACGATGTTATCCATAGTTGAAGAAGACAGAAATCTTCTGCAGTCCAAACTGAATGATGAAGTAACAGCAAGACACGAGCTGGAAG AGAAGATAAAAACATTGGAACATGATTCCTCTTCGCTGCAGTCAGCCAAAACTCAACTGGAAAATGAATGCAAAACTCTTCAGCAGAAAGTGGAGATCCTTGGTGAGCTGTACCAGCAGAAGGAGATGGCACTCCAGAA AAAACTAACCCAGGAAGAATATGAGCgtcaggagaaggagcagaaattGTGTGCTGCAGATGAAAAAGCTGTGCTGGCCATCAATGAAGTGAAAGTTTACAA GCAAAGGATCCAAGATATGGAAGAAGAATTGCAAAAAACAGAGAGATCCTACAAAAACCAG ATTGCTGCTCATGAGAAAAAGGCACATGACAACTGG CTCATTGCCCGCTCGGCTGAGAGAGCTCTGGctgaagagaaaagagaagcagccaACCTGAGACAGAA atTAATAGAAGTAAACCAAAAAATCATCATGCTTCAAAGACCAGTCATTGTAAAGCCAACTCCCGGCAGACCTGACCGCCCAATCCCACCACGACGAG GGCCCTTAAGCAGAGATGGCTCTTCTGGCCCATCACCCGTGAGTGGAGGAAATCCATCCCCCACACAGATGATTGATGTCCCTGCCCggcccctctctgctcctcGAAGGGAAGGTGTGAGGGGTGAATTTG GTACAATAGTGGATGGCCCCCCTGCCCCACGAAGGCCTCCAGATCTACCTGGGAGGATGTCTGTTCCTG ATATTGGGCCTGCTGTGGCATCCCTGATCAGCAGTGAGCCAAGAACCTCCTCCCCTTCCACAGCAATGGATGGAGTG GGTAACGCTGGTGCCAAAGgcccctctcctttccctgggCCGCCTCTGCTGAACTCCCCCGTGCTGGGGCCGCCGCCCGTTCGCTACGGACCGCCGGGACCGCCCGCGCCGCCTCTGCGGGGGCACTTCGGGCCTCGGCCCCTCCCTGGGCCCCCAG GTTGTGGTCCTCCCTTGCCACCACCACCTGGAAGAGATTTCTTACCTAGTCCACGTTTAGGAATGAGAGATCTGCCTCCTGGCCCACTCCTGCCTCCCCCCGATCCCAGAGGCTACGCACGTGGGCATCCTCCCTTCCATCCCCTTGGCCCTCCTGGCCCTCGGCTACCCCCGCCACCACCCCCGCCGGCTCCCAGGGACTATGCTCCTCCTCCCAACAGAGACTTGCCTCCGCCGGCACCCCGGGAATGA